The Flaviramulus sp. BrNp1-15 genome includes the window AAGATGAATGAAACGAACCACATACAGAAAGAAGCTTCAGCATTAACTTCAAAAAAGCTTATGCTGGAAATTAAAGATTTAAAAAAAGCCTTTGGGAAGAATCATGTGTTAAACGGCTTCAATTTAAATCTTTATGAAGGAGAAAACTTGGTTATAATGGGTAAATCAGGCTCTGGTAAGTCTGTTATGATAAAATGTTTAGTTGGTTTAATGCAAGCAGATTCGGGTAGTATAAAAGTTATGGGCAAAGACATAACAATACTCAACCGTGTAGATTTAGATGAATTGCGTACAGAAATAGGTTTTCTTTTTCAAGGAAGTGCCTTATACGATTCTATGACTGTAAGAGAGAATTTAGAATTTCCATTGCGTAGGCACAAACATAAGTTTGGTAATATTACCGATACTACAGAATTGGTTATTGAAGCACTAGAAAGTGTAGGGTTGGCAGATGCTATAGATTTAATGCCAGCAGAACTTTCTGGAGGTATGAAAAGGCGAGTAGCATTGGCAAGAACTTTAATACTAAAGCCTAAAATCATTTTGTATGATGAACCCACAAGCGGATTAGACCCTATAACAGCTAAAGAGATTATTGAACTTATGCGCCGTATACAGCGCCAATACAAAACATCATCTTTAATAATAACGCATGATGTAGATTGTGCAAGAGTAGTATCAGAACGTATGATTTTATTGGTTGATGGAATTAATTATGCAGAAGGAACTTTTGCAGAGTTAAAAGCATCTAAAGATGAAAAGGTAAAAGCATTTTTTAAATAATATATGTAGTCATGGAAAAAACAACCAGCGAAAAACTAAAACTAGGCATCTTTGTAATTATAGGTTTACTACTGTTTGTATTAGCTGTTTATTTAATTGGTAACCGCCAAAATATGTTTGTAAAAACATTTAGTATTAGTGCTAATTTTAATAACGTAAATGGTTTAATGCAAGGAAATAATGTACGCTATTCTGGTATTAATGTAGGTACAGTAAAAACAATTTCTATGGTAAACGATTCTACTATTAATGTGAATATGGTTATAGAAGAAAAAATGGTGAAACACATTAAAAAAGATGCCATAGCTACTATAGGAACTGATGGTTTAGTTGGTAATATGATAGTGAACATTATTCCAGGAAAAGGAGATGCAGCTATTATTTCTTCTGGAGATATTATTAAATCTTATACAAAAATAGGTACAAGTGAAATGCTAAATACCCTGAATGTCACTAATGAGAATGCTGCGTTATTAACAGCAGAATTGTTAGAAATAACAAATAGCATTACAAAAGGAAAAGGAACCTTAGGAATGCTTATAAATGATACTATAACAGCTAATAATATTAAACTAGCTATTAATAATTTAAAATATGCGAGCATTGAAGCTAATAAACTAGTAAGAGATATAAATAGTATTGTTACTGATATTAATATTGATGAAAGTGTTGCTGGAGTTTTACTAAACGATTCAATTGAAGCTCAAAAAATAAAAGATATTATCTCAAATTTTGATGAATCGAGCAAGGATATTAAAGTGGTATTAACCAATTTAAATGAAACCATCTCTAATATAAAAGATGGAGAGGGAGCTTTTAATTATCTAACTAATGATAAGGAATTTGTAAAGAACCTTGAAGAATCTATAAAAAATATTAACGAGGGAACAGATAAATTCAAACAGAACATGGAAGCTTTAAAACATAATTTTTTAACGCGAAGCTATTTTAGAAAACTAGAGCGACAAGCGAAAAAAAATATGCGTAAAGAACAAAAAAATGATTAGACTAGATAACTAATTTTTCGCTCCCGATGTAGCTTCTGTTTTTTAAAATACTAAAAACTTAAAAACCCATGAAAATAGAACATTTAAGTGAGCGTATTGATGATTATAAGGCCTCAATAGAAACTGTTGTAGAAAAGAAGATTCTTTGGAAAACTCAAATTAGACCATTATTAAATTCAACATTAAATAGTGTTGTAAAGAAATATGATATTGGTTGGCGTGTTCAAGAATTAAGCTGGATAGGAACTAATGAAGCTGTTAATATTACCTTCGATTCTTTTCCGCCGGATTTAATAGAAATCACAAATAAAATACCAGCATATCAATTTATACAAGGTGCAGCTCTGGTATTTTCAGAATCTTATAGCGGCGATGTTAATGTATTTATCCTTTTTCCAATAATAGAACAAATACCAATGGAGAACAGTAGTATTGAACTTGGTGTATATAATCCTGTGAATATAAACGAGAAATTGATTATTGAGAAAGTAGATGAATTTTTAAAAGAGATTATTAAATGGGAAGTACCTACACATAAAAACAAAATGGGTTTTAGCCAATAGGTTTTGTTAAATCATGGAAAAAGCAACACTAGCATCAATATTGCCATCAGTTATAGGTGGCTTAATTATTTTTTTATACGCAATCAGGCGTCTTTCATTAACGTTGCAAGAAATTTTTTCTTCCAGAGCAAAAGCATTAATAGAAAAGTATACTTCAAATATTTTTTTATCAATATTAATAGGTACTGTTGTCACCATTATTCTTGATTCCTCATCGGCAGTAATTATTATAACCATCATATTCATAAATGCAGGTTCGCTTAATTTAAAACAAGCTATGGGAATAATTATGGGAGCAAACCTTGGTACTACATTTTCTAGCCAATTAATAGCTTTAAATATTAATAAATATGCAGTGGTTCCTTTGTTTATTGGTTTTTTTATATGGCTATTTATAAAATCTTCTAGAGTGAAAAAGATAGGTGAAATTGTGATGTATTTTGGGTTACTATTTTTTGGCCTTTATATGTTAGAAACATTGGCATTCTCATTAAAGAATAAAAATGAAATAGCGAATTGGATTTCAGAAATAAATAACCCTGTAAAAGGGGCTGCTATTGGTGGTTTAATTACGCTCATTATACAATCTTCAAGTGCAACAATTGGTATGTTAATAGTTATGGCTAAACAACATTTAATAGCATTATCAGAAGCCATTTCTATTATGCTTGGTGCAGAATTAGGAACTTGTTCTGACACTATTGTAGCAGTTATTGGTGGCAAAAAAGAAGCTATTAGAGCGGGTTTATTTCAAATAATATTTAATCTGGTTCCTATTATATTAGGATTATTATTTTTTGAAAATTTTATAGTATTTATAGAATGGATTTGGCCTAATACAGCAGTTTCAAAATTAATAGCTAACACGCATGTTATATTTAGTGTTTTAAGTATTTTACTGTTTCTACCTTTTGTTAAATTATTTCATCAATTACTTTATTTTATAATACCACACAAATGATAATAATATTGTGTTATTTAATAAATGTTAATGCTTAAGCATATTGAGAATAGTTATCAATTTTTGGGTTCTCAAAATTTTCATTTTTAGTACTACGTTTATTAAAAGCAAGCAAAGGAATTTTAACCGAAGCTTCTAACTCTTTTACTAAATCTTTATGAAATAGGCTATCAAAAACATTGTAGTTTTTGCGTTCTAACATAGCGAGCATATTGGCATTTTCTTTTTTTAGAACACTCATTAAACCAGATTTAATTTTGCCAGACGCAATGGTTCTAAATGTAATTTCTGGATAGGATATTTGTTTTGTAAGCAAGTTTTTAAATCTTTCCATACTTTCTTTAACAGGAAAGTTATGTGTTTCATAAATATGTATAACTTCAATAAGTGCTGAAAAAGGTTTAGCAATTTCTACTAGTTTTTTAATAGAAATAATGTCTTCTTGCTCAAAAGCGGTAGCATAAACTATGGTATTTAAACTATTATAACCAACATCATTAGGGACAATTAACAAAGGAACGTCAATTTTATCAAGCAAATTATCGGCAATATTACTTGAGAAATAACCTCGAGTACTATCTTTATCTTTTCTACCTAAAATAATTAAATCTGGAAATAATGTTTTAGAAAGATTAAGAATACTGTCTGTTATTGATTCATTTTCAACAGTATGAATTGTAATTGGTTTTTGACGGAATTCATGTTTTAGATGTGTTGCACAGTATTTAGCAACCATATCTTTTTGTTGTTTGTGCATACGTTTTTTCAATGTATCCTTAGGATGAATAATTGAAAGGTTAATAGGAGGTAAATCGTAAACATGTAAAACATGAAAATCTGCTTTCATAATTGAACTAAAACGATAGGCGTAGCGTAATGCAGATGAAGTGTTTGTGCTACAGTCGGTTGCATATATTATTGTTTTCATAATACCATTTTTTGCCAAAATAAAATTATAATTATATATAATTCTATGAAATGATATTTGTCATAAAAAAGATGGGTGCGATATTTAATATTTTCTTTCTCGTCCGGAAAGTTCTTCAATATCTATTTTAAAAACAATTGGAGGTCCTTCTTTATATATTTTACTAGAAAATTCGCTTATATATTTTAAATCTTTTCCTTCTTTGTTTTTAATGACTTCTTTTACACCTTCTGAAAATTTATGCAAATTTATTTTTGCTGTACCACCTTCAAACTCTCTATAAGTTCCTTGCACTAATATAGATTTCCAATTGCTTACAGAATCGATTTCTGCTATTTCTAATGATACAGAATTATTAATTCTTAAAGCTTTTACTTTATGCCCCTTACCCGAATAACCAATTATAGTATTTGCGATATTATCGTAATAATATGTTATAGGAATTACATAAGGACTGTTATTATAAACGTAAGCTAAGTGACCTATATAATTTCTGCTTAACAGATATATACATTCAAATTTATCAAGTTTCTTTATCATAACTTTTGCTTTATTTATTATGTAATAATGACGCTAATCGATTAATAATCTGGTTTGAAAATGATTCTGAATCTTCTAACTTAGATTCACCAGTAATGGCATCTACACCTTCTATTTTAAATGTTCCTTTACCAGATGTAGATAGTACAATGGTTTTATTTTTATAGTTTTTAGTTCTATCAATAAATAGCTTTACAGGTTCAGGTGCTTTCCAGTTTTCCCAGGTATGCATAACAACAATTGCGTTGTAATTTTCTGGATTTATTCTTTCTAAAGAGGAAACATCAATAACTTTTATGTACAAAGAATCTTGGTTATAATAATCTGTAATATTTTTTGTTACCGCATTTTTAAATTCACTGCCTTGAGTTGCAATGAGTAATTTTTGTTGTAAATCTGGTTTGTTAACTTCATATTCTACAGCAATATCCATAGAATA containing:
- a CDS encoding ABC transporter ATP-binding protein, which gives rise to MLEIKDLKKAFGKNHVLNGFNLNLYEGENLVIMGKSGSGKSVMIKCLVGLMQADSGSIKVMGKDITILNRVDLDELRTEIGFLFQGSALYDSMTVRENLEFPLRRHKHKFGNITDTTELVIEALESVGLADAIDLMPAELSGGMKRRVALARTLILKPKIILYDEPTSGLDPITAKEIIELMRRIQRQYKTSSLIITHDVDCARVVSERMILLVDGINYAEGTFAELKASKDEKVKAFFK
- a CDS encoding MlaD family protein, which encodes MEKTTSEKLKLGIFVIIGLLLFVLAVYLIGNRQNMFVKTFSISANFNNVNGLMQGNNVRYSGINVGTVKTISMVNDSTINVNMVIEEKMVKHIKKDAIATIGTDGLVGNMIVNIIPGKGDAAIISSGDIIKSYTKIGTSEMLNTLNVTNENAALLTAELLEITNSITKGKGTLGMLINDTITANNIKLAINNLKYASIEANKLVRDINSIVTDINIDESVAGVLLNDSIEAQKIKDIISNFDESSKDIKVVLTNLNETISNIKDGEGAFNYLTNDKEFVKNLEESIKNINEGTDKFKQNMEALKHNFLTRSYFRKLERQAKKNMRKEQKND
- a CDS encoding Na/Pi cotransporter family protein — translated: MEKATLASILPSVIGGLIIFLYAIRRLSLTLQEIFSSRAKALIEKYTSNIFLSILIGTVVTIILDSSSAVIIITIIFINAGSLNLKQAMGIIMGANLGTTFSSQLIALNINKYAVVPLFIGFFIWLFIKSSRVKKIGEIVMYFGLLFFGLYMLETLAFSLKNKNEIANWISEINNPVKGAAIGGLITLIIQSSSATIGMLIVMAKQHLIALSEAISIMLGAELGTCSDTIVAVIGGKKEAIRAGLFQIIFNLVPIILGLLFFENFIVFIEWIWPNTAVSKLIANTHVIFSVLSILLFLPFVKLFHQLLYFIIPHK
- a CDS encoding universal stress protein: MKTIIYATDCSTNTSSALRYAYRFSSIMKADFHVLHVYDLPPINLSIIHPKDTLKKRMHKQQKDMVAKYCATHLKHEFRQKPITIHTVENESITDSILNLSKTLFPDLIILGRKDKDSTRGYFSSNIADNLLDKIDVPLLIVPNDVGYNSLNTIVYATAFEQEDIISIKKLVEIAKPFSALIEVIHIYETHNFPVKESMERFKNLLTKQISYPEITFRTIASGKIKSGLMSVLKKENANMLAMLERKNYNVFDSLFHKDLVKELEASVKIPLLAFNKRSTKNENFENPKIDNYSQYA
- a CDS encoding pyridoxamine 5'-phosphate oxidase family protein is translated as MIKKLDKFECIYLLSRNYIGHLAYVYNNSPYVIPITYYYDNIANTIIGYSGKGHKVKALRINNSVSLEIAEIDSVSNWKSILVQGTYREFEGGTAKINLHKFSEGVKEVIKNKEGKDLKYISEFSSKIYKEGPPIVFKIDIEELSGRERKY